The Leifsonia williamsii genome includes a region encoding these proteins:
- a CDS encoding 1-deoxy-D-xylulose-5-phosphate reductoisomerase translates to MADISSRRVVILGSTGSIGTQALDVIAANPERFEVVGLTAGRNADLLAEQAERFGVRETALGAEDAERLVRSVEADVVLNGITGSVGLGPTLAALETGAMLALANKESLIVGGELVKRAAAPGQLVPVDSEHSAIAQALRSGFPHEVRRLVLTASGGPFRGRSRASLRDVTPREALAHPTWDMGLVVTTNSSTLVNKGLEVIEAHLLFDVPFERIDVTVHPQSVIHSMVEFVDGSTIAQASPPDMRLPISLGLGWPDRVPGVGAPLDWTQAHTWTFEPLDDAAFPAVSLAKRVGSAGGTYPAVFNAANEQAVAAFHAGAIGYLGILETVERVVDAHTPDGELTRESLAEAERWARAEADRLIAA, encoded by the coding sequence ATGGCCGACATCTCCTCCCGCCGCGTCGTCATCCTCGGGTCCACCGGGTCGATCGGGACGCAGGCGCTCGACGTCATCGCGGCGAATCCGGAGAGGTTCGAGGTCGTCGGGCTGACGGCCGGGCGCAACGCGGACCTGCTCGCCGAGCAGGCGGAGCGGTTCGGGGTGCGGGAGACCGCGCTCGGGGCCGAGGACGCCGAGCGGCTGGTGCGGTCGGTGGAGGCCGACGTCGTGCTCAACGGCATCACCGGCTCCGTCGGGCTCGGCCCGACGCTGGCTGCGCTCGAGACGGGCGCCATGCTCGCGCTCGCCAACAAGGAGTCGCTGATCGTCGGCGGCGAGCTCGTCAAGCGGGCCGCCGCTCCCGGGCAGCTGGTGCCCGTGGACTCCGAGCACTCGGCGATCGCGCAGGCGCTGCGGTCCGGGTTCCCGCACGAGGTGCGCCGGCTGGTGCTGACCGCGTCGGGCGGGCCCTTTCGCGGGCGCAGCCGGGCGTCGCTGCGCGACGTGACCCCGCGGGAGGCGCTCGCGCACCCGACCTGGGACATGGGCCTGGTCGTGACCACGAACTCCTCGACCCTCGTCAACAAGGGCCTCGAAGTGATCGAGGCGCACCTGCTGTTCGACGTGCCGTTCGAGCGGATCGATGTCACCGTGCACCCGCAGTCGGTCATCCACTCGATGGTGGAGTTCGTCGACGGCTCCACGATCGCCCAGGCGTCGCCGCCGGACATGCGCCTCCCGATCTCCCTCGGCCTGGGCTGGCCCGACCGGGTGCCGGGAGTCGGAGCCCCACTCGACTGGACGCAGGCGCATACCTGGACCTTCGAGCCGCTCGATGACGCCGCCTTCCCCGCGGTCTCGCTGGCCAAGCGGGTCGGAAGCGCGGGAGGCACGTATCCCGCGGTGTTCAACGCCGCCAACGAGCAGGCGGTCGCGGCCTTCCACGCCGGGGCGATCGGCTACCTCGGCATCCTCGAGACGGTCGAGCGGGTCGTCGACGCACACACGCCCGACGGCGAGCTGACGCGGGAGTCGCTGGCCGAGGCCGAGCGCTGGGCGCGCGCGGAGGCCGACCGGCTCATTGCCGCATAG
- a CDS encoding M50 family metallopeptidase, which translates to MDSVLLFILGVVIILIGLALSIALHEIGHLVPAKLFGVKVTQYMIGFGKTLFSFRRGETEYGVKAIPLGGYISMIGMFPPGKEGGQGRNATTGFMQGLAQDARQASAETVLVGEEDRTFYRLPVWKRIIIMFGGPFMNLVIGIVLFGVLLMGFGAPQNSTTIATVSQCVLPATSSSQTCSSDDPKGPAAAAGIEPGDRIVSIDGTRISTWAQSTAIIRESAGKSLSVVVARDGAERTVTVSPISNKVAKTDDQGKVVKDAGGSIETLTVGFVGIGPVQQLVPQPATAVLPAVGAQTEAVFNVFLHLPQRMVDVWNAAFGSAERDPNGPISVVGIGRAAGELTALDGVPVVDKAYTMIGMLASLNIALFVFNLVPLLPLDGGHIAGALWEGLRRTFAKIFRRRDPGPVDMAKLMPLTFAVVIVLGGMSVLLMYADIVKPVNLFG; encoded by the coding sequence GTGGATTCCGTGCTCCTGTTCATCCTCGGCGTCGTCATCATCCTGATCGGGCTGGCGCTGTCGATCGCGTTGCACGAGATCGGCCACCTGGTGCCGGCCAAGCTGTTCGGCGTCAAGGTCACGCAGTACATGATCGGCTTCGGCAAGACGCTGTTCTCGTTCCGCCGCGGCGAGACCGAGTACGGCGTGAAGGCGATCCCGCTCGGGGGCTACATCTCCATGATCGGGATGTTCCCCCCTGGCAAGGAGGGCGGGCAGGGCCGCAACGCCACCACCGGCTTCATGCAGGGCCTCGCGCAGGACGCCCGCCAGGCGAGCGCCGAGACCGTGCTGGTCGGCGAGGAGGACCGCACCTTCTACCGCCTCCCGGTCTGGAAGCGGATCATCATCATGTTCGGCGGCCCGTTCATGAACCTCGTCATCGGCATCGTGCTGTTCGGCGTGCTGCTCATGGGTTTCGGCGCGCCCCAGAACTCCACCACCATCGCCACGGTGAGCCAGTGCGTGCTGCCGGCGACCAGCAGCAGCCAGACGTGCTCGTCCGACGACCCGAAGGGGCCCGCGGCGGCGGCGGGCATCGAGCCGGGCGACCGGATCGTGTCGATCGACGGCACCCGCATCTCCACCTGGGCGCAGTCGACCGCGATCATCCGCGAGTCGGCCGGGAAGTCGCTCTCCGTCGTGGTCGCGCGCGACGGCGCCGAGCGCACCGTCACGGTGAGCCCGATCAGCAACAAGGTCGCGAAGACCGACGACCAGGGCAAGGTCGTCAAGGACGCCGGCGGGAGCATCGAGACGCTCACCGTCGGCTTCGTCGGCATCGGCCCGGTGCAGCAGCTCGTGCCCCAGCCGGCGACGGCGGTCCTGCCGGCGGTCGGGGCGCAGACGGAGGCGGTCTTCAACGTCTTCCTGCACCTCCCGCAGCGCATGGTCGACGTGTGGAACGCGGCGTTCGGCTCGGCCGAGCGCGATCCGAACGGCCCGATCAGCGTCGTCGGCATCGGCCGGGCGGCGGGCGAGCTGACCGCGCTCGACGGGGTGCCTGTGGTCGACAAGGCCTACACGATGATCGGGATGCTGGCCTCCCTCAACATCGCGCTGTTCGTCTTCAACCTGGTGCCGCTGCTCCCGCTCGACGGCGGGCACATCGCCGGGGCGCTGTGGGAGGGGCTGCGCCGCACGTTCGCGAAGATCTTCCGCCGCCGCGACCCGGGCCCCGTCGACATGGCCAAGCTGATGCCGCTGACCTTCGCCGTCGTGATCGTGCTGGGCGGGATGAGCGTGCTGCTGATGTACGCGGACATCGTCAAGCCGGTCAACCTCTTCGGCTGA